In Bacteroidota bacterium, a single genomic region encodes these proteins:
- a CDS encoding Lrp/AsnC family transcriptional regulator, which translates to MPQLDKLDIEILNILQQDSTISVKDIAEKIGLTTTPTYERMKRMEQDGIITNYVALIDREKVGLSLLVYCNIVLKEQSKKALLNFEKSVMKMPEVIEVTSISGNYDYMLKIVAKDVATYNDFVVNVISNIPNIGQYHSSIVLKEVKKETAYKV; encoded by the coding sequence ATGCCACAACTTGACAAATTAGACATTGAAATTCTTAATATTCTGCAGCAAGACTCCACCATTTCCGTTAAAGATATTGCAGAGAAAATTGGATTAACTACTACACCTACCTACGAACGTATGAAGCGTATGGAACAGGACGGTATTATAACAAATTATGTTGCACTTATCGACCGGGAAAAGGTGGGACTAAGTTTACTTGTATATTGTAATATTGTATTAAAGGAACAATCGAAAAAAGCACTACTTAATTTTGAAAAATCTGTTATGAAAATGCCCGAAGTAATAGAAGTAACTAGCATCTCGGGCAATTATGATTATATGCTAAAGATTGTGGCCAAAGATGTAGCAACCTATAATGATTTTGTGGTAAATGTAATTTCCAATATCCCTAACATTGGTCAATACCACAGCAGCATAGTTTTAAAAGAAGTAAAAAAAGAAACGGCTTACAAGGTTTAG
- a CDS encoding DUF2480 family protein: MDEFVNKVANSGLITFNLEDYYDLSERAIFDIKDCLFMGLVLKEKDFRGFIKTNDWSAYKNKHVAITCSADAIVPTWAYMLLANALQPYAKRIIFGDIQMLESILITEALNKVNIQDFADQRVVIKGCGDLPVPTAAYVEITAKLAPVAKSIMYGEPCSTVPIMKRQ, encoded by the coding sequence ACTTTCAATCTGGAAGATTACTATGACCTGAGCGAACGTGCTATTTTCGATATTAAAGATTGCTTGTTTATGGGCTTGGTGCTAAAGGAAAAAGATTTCAGGGGATTTATAAAAACCAACGATTGGTCAGCATACAAAAATAAGCATGTAGCAATTACTTGCAGTGCCGATGCTATAGTGCCCACATGGGCATATATGTTATTGGCAAATGCACTGCAGCCTTATGCCAAGCGTATTATATTTGGCGATATACAAATGCTAGAAAGTATATTAATTACTGAGGCGTTGAACAAAGTAAATATACAAGATTTTGCAGACCAGCGTGTGGTGATAAAAGGCTGCGGCGACTTGCCTGTTCCCACTGCTGCTTACGTGGAGATAACGGCCAAACTAGCCCCTGTGGCCAAAAGTATTATGTATGGTGAGCCCTGTTCTACGGTTCCTATTATGAAGAGACAGTAG